A single genomic interval of Saccharothrix saharensis harbors:
- a CDS encoding CRTAC1 family protein, translated as MTSTASWLRRQLPGVMALVLVAATFLVARLPEVSAEEKQQVAAQFGFTPESIALPGGYTHQSIRQVNQRYAHINAWISSVGSAVALNDLDGDGLSNDLCYVDVRIDQVIVTPAPESGKAARYEPFALSSGSLPVNDVMAPMGCVPGDFNEDGRIDLLIYMWGRTPILHLAKADATGLNDDAYLATELVPGKSSGTYDGPQWNANSATVADFDGDGHDDIFIGNYFPEGPVLDPSKSTGVEMNHSMSQGFNGGEDYIFLWKGGTAGDEPSTEWEKVDPFEKDVSKGWALASSANDVNGDLLPELYVGNDFGPDRFLFNQSTPGNLKFEVVEGSKGPMEPKSKNVGIDSFKGMGVDFGDLNGDQVYDMYVSNITTSFGIEESHFAFMSTENNLSRITSSLEDGEAVWEDESAPLQLAWSGWGWDVKIADLDNNSESEVLQATGFVKGDVNRWPQLQELATANDALLDNPVWWPIVGPGDDVGGNQHFHFFAKNQRDFYSDLSPQLGMAAQIPTRGIATGDIDGDGRLDMAISRQWSDPIFYRNTGGSGNGFVGLRLTRDEAVSDGSFAGAGSPVVGAQVTITTASGKKFVNRVDGGSGHSGKRSHEVHFGLGSEDRAVQAHIKWRDRDGEIHEQDMTLNPGWHDIQLGDQAKEK; from the coding sequence GTGACCTCCACAGCCAGTTGGCTGCGCAGGCAACTACCCGGCGTCATGGCACTCGTGCTCGTCGCGGCCACGTTCTTGGTGGCCCGGCTGCCGGAGGTGTCGGCCGAGGAGAAGCAGCAGGTCGCGGCCCAGTTCGGCTTCACACCCGAGTCGATCGCCCTGCCCGGCGGCTACACCCACCAGTCCATCCGGCAGGTGAACCAGCGCTACGCCCACATCAACGCCTGGATCTCCTCGGTCGGTTCCGCGGTCGCGCTGAACGACCTCGACGGCGACGGGCTGTCCAACGACCTGTGCTACGTCGACGTGCGCATCGACCAGGTGATCGTGACGCCGGCGCCGGAGTCGGGCAAGGCGGCGCGCTACGAGCCGTTCGCCCTGTCGTCCGGGTCGCTGCCGGTCAACGACGTGATGGCGCCGATGGGCTGCGTGCCCGGCGACTTCAACGAGGACGGCCGGATCGACCTGCTCATCTACATGTGGGGTCGCACCCCGATCCTGCACCTGGCCAAGGCCGACGCGACGGGCCTGAACGACGACGCCTACCTGGCGACCGAGCTGGTGCCGGGCAAGTCGTCGGGCACCTACGACGGCCCGCAGTGGAACGCCAACTCGGCGACCGTGGCCGACTTCGACGGCGACGGCCACGACGACATCTTCATCGGCAACTACTTCCCCGAGGGCCCGGTGCTGGACCCGTCCAAGAGCACCGGCGTGGAGATGAACCACTCGATGTCGCAGGGCTTCAACGGCGGCGAGGACTACATCTTCCTGTGGAAGGGCGGCACGGCCGGCGACGAGCCGAGCACCGAGTGGGAGAAGGTCGACCCGTTCGAGAAGGACGTCTCGAAGGGCTGGGCCCTGGCGTCCAGCGCGAACGACGTCAACGGCGACCTGCTGCCCGAGCTGTACGTGGGCAACGACTTCGGCCCCGACCGCTTCCTGTTCAACCAGTCCACGCCCGGCAACCTCAAGTTCGAGGTGGTGGAGGGCTCGAAGGGCCCGATGGAGCCGAAGTCCAAGAACGTCGGCATCGACTCGTTCAAGGGCATGGGCGTCGACTTCGGCGACCTGAACGGCGACCAGGTCTACGACATGTACGTCAGCAACATCACCACGTCATTCGGCATCGAGGAGTCGCACTTCGCCTTCATGAGCACCGAGAACAACCTGAGCCGGATCACCTCCAGCCTGGAGGACGGCGAAGCGGTGTGGGAGGACGAGAGCGCGCCGCTCCAGCTCGCCTGGTCCGGTTGGGGCTGGGACGTGAAGATCGCCGACCTGGACAACAACAGCGAGTCGGAGGTCCTGCAGGCCACCGGGTTCGTGAAGGGCGACGTGAACCGCTGGCCCCAGCTGCAGGAGCTCGCCACGGCGAACGACGCGCTGCTGGACAACCCCGTGTGGTGGCCGATCGTGGGTCCCGGCGACGACGTCGGCGGCAACCAGCACTTCCACTTCTTCGCCAAGAACCAGCGCGACTTCTACTCCGACCTGTCACCGCAGCTCGGCATGGCCGCCCAGATCCCGACGCGGGGCATCGCCACCGGTGACATCGACGGCGACGGCCGGCTGGACATGGCGATCTCGCGGCAGTGGTCGGACCCGATCTTCTACCGCAACACCGGTGGTTCCGGCAACGGCTTCGTCGGCCTGCGCCTGACCCGTGACGAGGCCGTCAGCGACGGCTCGTTCGCCGGCGCGGGGTCCCCCGTGGTCGGCGCGCAGGTCACCATCACCACGGCGTCGGGCAAGAAGTTCGTCAACCGGGTGGACGGCGGCAGCGGTCACTCCGGCAAGCGCAGCCACGAGGTCCACTTCGGCCTCGGGTCCGAGGACCGGGCCGTGCAGGCGCACATCAAGTGGCGCGACCGCGACGGCGAGATCCACGAACAGGACATGACACTGAACCCCGGCTGGCACGACATCCAGCTCGGCGACCAGGCCAAGGAGAAGTGA
- a CDS encoding DUF899 domain-containing protein, translating into MTQPKVVSRAEWLEARKALLEKEKEVTRARDMIAEERRKLPMVKVEKDYTFEGPGGSRLTLLDLFEGRRQLIVRHYMFSPGAKEGCIGCSMQADSVGELAHMWARDTTFVMISRAPVADFEPFKQRMGWNIPWYSSFGSDFNYDYEVSTEMGESPGVSAFYREGDDVFFTYSIFDRGGDIFKSFYNYLDITHLGRQEEQLDHPWDWWRFKDTYDAEESHGPGDNWWNGTRYQQA; encoded by the coding sequence ATGACCCAGCCGAAAGTCGTCTCGCGTGCGGAGTGGTTGGAGGCGCGCAAAGCGCTGCTGGAGAAGGAGAAAGAGGTCACGCGCGCCCGCGACATGATCGCGGAGGAACGCCGGAAGCTGCCGATGGTCAAGGTGGAGAAGGACTACACCTTCGAAGGGCCCGGCGGCAGCCGGCTCACGCTGCTCGACCTGTTCGAGGGCCGCCGCCAGCTGATCGTCCGGCACTACATGTTCAGCCCCGGCGCCAAGGAGGGCTGCATCGGCTGCTCGATGCAGGCGGACAGCGTCGGCGAGCTCGCCCACATGTGGGCCCGCGACACCACGTTCGTCATGATCTCGCGCGCGCCGGTGGCCGACTTCGAGCCGTTCAAGCAGCGCATGGGCTGGAACATCCCGTGGTACTCGTCGTTCGGCAGCGACTTCAACTACGACTACGAGGTCTCCACCGAGATGGGCGAGTCGCCGGGGGTCAGCGCGTTCTACCGCGAGGGCGACGACGTCTTCTTCACCTACTCGATCTTCGACCGCGGCGGGGACATCTTCAAGAGCTTCTACAACTACCTCGACATCACCCACCTCGGTCGGCAGGAGGAGCAGCTCGACCACCCGTGGGACTGGTGGCGCTTCAAGGACACCTACGACGCCGAGGAGTCGCACGGGCCGGGCGACAACTGGTGGAACGGCACCAGGTACCAGCAGGCGTAG
- a CDS encoding maleylpyruvate isomerase family mycothiol-dependent enzyme, giving the protein MPGTSRVRVTDDIAYRTVRENFAALLAEPGARADVRLPACPEWTVRDVVAHMVDNVLTALRRASVAPPEVPAADASPGELLDAWLRLGEGLDVHLHANDGERGPAVLVMDAFTHEVDLRYALGAPVPAEHVAYRRSLGLLTAGFGESVRAHGLPSVRVLCDGAEWVCGAGAPAVTLVASRHDAHRALAGRRSHVQLTAMDWSDDPRRWLPAFTWGPFTPPAEPGDALSAG; this is encoded by the coding sequence ATGCCGGGAACGAGCCGGGTGCGGGTCACCGACGACATCGCCTACCGCACCGTCCGGGAGAACTTCGCGGCACTGCTGGCCGAACCGGGGGCCCGCGCGGACGTCCGGCTCCCGGCGTGTCCGGAGTGGACGGTCCGCGACGTCGTGGCGCACATGGTGGACAACGTGCTGACGGCGTTGCGCCGGGCGTCCGTCGCACCGCCGGAAGTCCCCGCCGCCGACGCGTCACCCGGGGAGCTGCTCGACGCCTGGCTGCGGCTGGGCGAGGGCCTGGACGTGCACCTGCACGCCAACGACGGCGAACGCGGACCCGCGGTGCTGGTGATGGACGCGTTCACCCACGAGGTCGACCTGCGGTACGCGCTCGGCGCGCCCGTGCCCGCCGAGCACGTCGCCTACCGGCGCTCGCTCGGCCTGCTGACCGCCGGGTTCGGCGAGTCGGTGCGCGCGCACGGCCTGCCGTCGGTCCGCGTGCTGTGCGACGGCGCCGAGTGGGTCTGCGGCGCGGGCGCGCCCGCGGTGACGCTCGTCGCGTCGCGGCACGACGCGCACCGCGCGCTGGCCGGGCGTCGCAGCCACGTCCAGCTCACCGCGATGGACTGGAGCGACGACCCGCGACGGTGGCTGCCCGCGTTCACGTGGGGCCCGTTCACCCCGCCCGCCGAGCCGGGTGACGCGCTCAGCGCGGGCTAG
- a CDS encoding TetR/AcrR family transcriptional regulator — translation MSPRKLDPETRAALVDIAARLLAEHGAEALSTRKIAAEAGTSTMAVYTHFGSMSGLVREMVHEGFSRLERQFAQVRRTDDPVADMAVLGYAYRQNAKANSHLYAVMFGGQSLAGFSLTESDRQFGRYTLLTVVDCATRCIEAGRFRRDDPILIAHEMWIATHGLVNLELGGYLIDPVDADRCYDTILNSLLLGVGDDPRSVSASMTASRKRRRREVEADPEPAEAVASPR, via the coding sequence GTGAGTCCTCGCAAGCTGGATCCCGAAACCCGTGCCGCGCTCGTCGACATCGCCGCGAGGCTGCTGGCCGAGCACGGCGCCGAGGCGCTGTCCACCAGGAAGATCGCGGCCGAGGCCGGCACGTCGACGATGGCCGTCTACACGCACTTCGGCAGCATGAGCGGCCTGGTCCGGGAGATGGTGCACGAGGGCTTCTCCCGGCTGGAGCGCCAGTTCGCGCAGGTGCGCCGGACCGACGACCCGGTCGCGGACATGGCCGTGCTCGGCTACGCCTACCGGCAGAACGCCAAGGCGAACTCCCACCTGTACGCGGTGATGTTCGGCGGGCAGTCGCTGGCCGGGTTCTCGCTCACCGAGTCCGACCGCCAGTTCGGCCGGTACACGCTGCTCACCGTCGTGGACTGCGCCACCCGCTGCATCGAGGCGGGCCGGTTCCGCCGCGACGACCCGATCCTGATCGCGCACGAGATGTGGATCGCCACGCACGGCCTGGTCAACCTCGAGCTCGGCGGCTACCTGATCGACCCGGTCGACGCAGACCGCTGCTACGACACGATCCTGAACAGCCTGCTGCTCGGCGTCGGCGACGACCCCCGGTCGGTGTCGGCCTCGATGACGGCCTCCCGGAAGCGCAGGCGGCGCGAGGTGGAGGCCGACCCGGAGCCGGCCGAGGCGGTCGCTAGCCCGCGCTGA